One window of the Pseudomonas sihuiensis genome contains the following:
- a CDS encoding BatD family protein: protein MKRLVFLLLLLLAGQAHAEGFFASVDRTRLSEGETVVLTLESTDPTRFGRPDLSPLDKDFEVLGSRQVNRLSSIGDTPRASTRWILTLQPRRNGEVTIPAIRLEDAETLPITLNVEAAVSAGNGEQLAPVFIDASLDQDNVYVQAQAVLTLRIYHSVSMYDDSSLTPLRIADARVEQLGEPRTYEKSIGGVLHGVIELQYAIYPQRSGQLVIPGQTFSATLVDRSRNNDFLPFGPRTGKVSRVKSPDIPLQVKPKPADYPADAPWLPARALGLAETWNPQPEQSQVGDSLTRRLILKVDGLSSAQLPPLPATQVDGLRRYPDQPQMSDQKSETGIIGTREEREALVPNRSGSFDLPPLEVLWWNTQTDTLERTTLSARTLQVAENPQLQNDEQPNTPMVTTQVIEGPELWPWQLACAVLSLTTLLGFGLWWHARRQPAIQRAAQSGPSPRTLLDDIKRACQAGDAQATRHALDAWARQQPETLADMAARYVPLSDALDGLNGALYSEVGQQWQGEELWKAIRNLPAAQEPSAAPQESSALPPLYPR, encoded by the coding sequence ATGAAGCGTCTGGTCTTCCTGCTTCTTCTACTGCTCGCGGGGCAGGCCCATGCAGAGGGCTTTTTCGCCAGCGTCGACCGCACTCGCCTGAGCGAGGGCGAAACCGTGGTGCTGACGCTGGAGTCGACCGACCCGACCCGCTTCGGCCGACCCGACCTGAGCCCGCTGGATAAAGACTTCGAGGTACTTGGCAGCCGCCAGGTCAATCGCCTGAGCAGCATCGGCGATACGCCACGCGCCAGCACTCGCTGGATCCTGACCCTGCAGCCACGCCGCAACGGCGAGGTGACGATCCCGGCAATCCGCCTGGAAGACGCCGAAACCCTGCCGATCACGCTGAACGTCGAAGCAGCCGTCAGCGCCGGCAACGGCGAACAGCTGGCACCGGTATTCATCGATGCCAGCCTCGATCAGGACAACGTCTACGTTCAGGCCCAGGCCGTGCTGACCCTGCGCATCTACCACTCGGTGTCCATGTACGACGACAGCAGCCTGACGCCCCTGCGCATAGCGGATGCGCGTGTCGAGCAACTGGGCGAACCACGCACCTACGAGAAGAGCATTGGCGGCGTGCTGCACGGCGTGATCGAGCTGCAATACGCCATCTACCCGCAGCGCAGCGGACAACTGGTGATCCCGGGCCAGACCTTCAGCGCCACCCTGGTCGACCGCTCGCGCAACAATGATTTCCTGCCCTTCGGCCCCCGCACCGGCAAGGTCTCGCGGGTCAAATCACCGGACATTCCGCTGCAGGTCAAACCCAAGCCGGCCGATTACCCGGCTGACGCGCCCTGGCTACCGGCGCGTGCCCTGGGCCTGGCGGAAACCTGGAACCCGCAACCGGAGCAGAGCCAGGTTGGCGATTCCCTGACCCGCCGCCTGATTCTCAAGGTCGATGGCCTTTCCAGCGCCCAGCTGCCGCCATTGCCGGCAACCCAGGTCGACGGCCTGCGTCGCTACCCGGATCAGCCGCAAATGAGCGACCAGAAGAGCGAAACGGGCATCATCGGTACCCGCGAAGAACGCGAGGCGCTGGTACCCAATCGCAGCGGCAGTTTCGATCTGCCGCCCCTGGAAGTGCTGTGGTGGAACACCCAGACCGACACGCTGGAGCGCACCACCCTCTCCGCCCGTACGCTGCAGGTCGCGGAAAACCCGCAACTGCAGAACGATGAACAACCCAATACGCCGATGGTAACGACCCAGGTGATCGAGGGGCCGGAACTGTGGCCCTGGCAACTGGCCTGCGCAGTGCTGAGCCTGACCACGCTGCTCGGCTTCGGCTTGTGGTGGCATGCCCGCCGGCAACCGGCGATCCAGCGCGCGGCGCAGAGTGGCCCGAGCCCGCGCACGCTGCTCGACGACATCAAGCGTGCCTGCCAGGCCGGCGATGCCCAGGCCACTCGTCATGCACTCGACGCCTGGGCTCGCCAACAACCGGAAACCCTCGCCGATATGGCCGCACGCTACGTGCCGCTGTCGGACGCCCTGGACGGTCTCAACGGCGCGCTGTACAGCGAAGTTGGCCAGCAATGGCAAGGCGAGGAGCTGTGGAAGGCGATTCGCAACCTGCCCGCCGCACAGGAGCCAAGCGCAGCGCCGCAGGAAAGCAGCGCGCTGCCGCCGCTGTATCCGCGCTAG
- a CDS encoding efflux RND transporter permease subunit translates to MTKHQQQPASFLERLIFNNRPAVILICLLISIFLFYQAAQVRPQTSFEKMIPLGHPYIQKMLEHRNDLANLGNTVRISVEATDGDIFSKEYMETLRQIHDEAFYIPGVDRSGLKSLWSPSVRWTEVTEEGFAGGEVIPQTYDGSADSLEDLRSNILKSGQIGRLVANNFKSSIVDIPLLESYPDPNDQSKLIKLDYQKFSHELEDKIREKYEAQNPNVKVHIIGFAKKVGDLIDGLIGVALFFAVAIGITFVLLLWFTHCIKSTLAVLITTLVAVIWQLGLLHTLGFGLDPYSMLVPFLVFAIGISHGVQKINGIAMASGEATDALSAARMAFRQLFIPGLVALLSDAVGFVTLLLIDIGVIRELAIGASMGVAVIILTNLILLPVVISYIGIGNRAVKKSREEAAKDHPVWRAISNCAHPMVAPISVVVAVVALAGGVWYGQNLKIGDLDQGAPELHPDSRYNLDNDFVIRNYSTSSDVLVVMIKTGPEGCSTYDSLAAMDELMWKMENTEGVQSAISMVTVSKQVIKGMNEGNLKWETLSRNQDVLNNSIARAEGLYNADCSVAPVLVFLEDHKAETLSRAVGAAEEFAALHTTDELQVVLAAGNAGIEAATNEVIAASETTMLIAVYAAVSIMCLLTFRSLAATLCVILPLVLTSVLGNALMAFMGIGVKVATLPVIALGVGIGVDYGIYIYSRLETYLRQGMPLQEAYYETLKSTGKAVLFTGVCLAIGVATWIFSAIKFQADMGLMLTFMFLWNMIGAIWLLPALARFLINTEKMRAKA, encoded by the coding sequence ATGACCAAGCATCAACAACAGCCTGCTTCCTTCCTCGAACGGCTGATTTTCAATAATCGCCCGGCGGTGATCCTGATCTGCCTGCTGATCAGTATCTTCCTGTTCTATCAGGCCGCGCAGGTACGTCCGCAGACCAGCTTCGAGAAAATGATTCCGCTGGGGCACCCTTATATCCAGAAGATGCTCGAACACCGTAACGACCTGGCCAACCTGGGTAACACGGTACGCATTTCGGTGGAGGCCACCGACGGCGACATCTTCAGCAAGGAATACATGGAAACGCTGCGGCAGATCCATGACGAGGCGTTCTACATTCCCGGCGTCGACCGTTCCGGTCTGAAATCGCTGTGGAGTCCGAGCGTGCGCTGGACCGAAGTAACCGAAGAGGGCTTCGCCGGCGGCGAAGTGATCCCGCAGACCTACGACGGTTCTGCAGACAGCCTCGAGGATCTGCGTAGCAACATCCTCAAGTCGGGTCAGATCGGTCGCCTGGTGGCGAACAACTTCAAGTCCAGCATCGTCGATATTCCGCTGCTCGAGTCCTACCCGGACCCGAATGATCAGAGCAAGCTGATCAAGCTGGACTACCAGAAGTTCTCTCACGAGCTTGAAGACAAGATTCGTGAGAAGTACGAGGCGCAGAATCCCAACGTCAAGGTGCATATCATCGGCTTCGCCAAGAAGGTCGGTGATCTCATCGATGGCCTGATCGGTGTGGCGTTGTTCTTTGCCGTGGCCATTGGCATCACCTTCGTGCTGCTGTTGTGGTTCACCCACTGCATTAAGAGCACCTTGGCGGTACTGATCACCACGTTGGTCGCGGTGATCTGGCAGCTCGGTCTGCTGCATACCCTGGGCTTTGGTCTCGATCCCTATTCGATGCTGGTGCCTTTCCTGGTATTCGCCATCGGTATCTCCCACGGGGTACAGAAGATCAACGGGATCGCCATGGCGTCGGGTGAGGCGACCGATGCGCTGTCTGCCGCGCGCATGGCCTTCCGTCAACTGTTCATCCCGGGGCTGGTGGCGCTGCTGTCCGACGCCGTCGGCTTCGTTACCCTGCTGCTGATCGATATCGGCGTGATCCGTGAGCTGGCAATCGGCGCATCGATGGGTGTGGCGGTGATCATCCTCACCAACCTGATCCTGCTGCCGGTCGTGATTTCCTATATCGGTATCGGTAACCGTGCGGTGAAGAAGAGTCGCGAAGAGGCCGCCAAGGATCATCCGGTCTGGCGCGCCATTTCCAACTGTGCCCATCCGATGGTGGCACCGATCTCCGTTGTCGTTGCCGTGGTGGCGCTGGCTGGTGGTGTCTGGTACGGCCAGAACCTGAAGATCGGTGACCTTGATCAGGGCGCGCCGGAACTGCATCCGGACTCGCGTTACAACCTGGACAACGACTTCGTCATCCGCAACTACTCGACCAGCTCCGACGTACTGGTAGTCATGATCAAGACCGGCCCCGAAGGCTGCTCTACCTATGACAGCCTGGCCGCCATGGACGAGCTGATGTGGAAGATGGAGAACACCGAGGGCGTGCAGTCGGCCATCTCCATGGTCACCGTGTCCAAACAGGTGATCAAGGGCATGAACGAGGGCAACCTGAAATGGGAAACCTTGTCGCGCAACCAGGACGTACTGAACAACTCCATCGCCCGCGCTGAAGGCCTGTACAACGCCGACTGCTCGGTGGCGCCGGTACTGGTGTTCCTCGAAGACCACAAGGCCGAGACGCTGTCGCGTGCCGTGGGTGCTGCCGAAGAGTTCGCCGCCCTGCACACCACTGACGAGCTGCAGGTGGTACTGGCAGCGGGTAACGCCGGTATCGAGGCGGCTACCAACGAAGTGATCGCTGCCTCCGAGACCACCATGCTGATCGCGGTCTACGCGGCGGTGAGCATCATGTGTCTGCTGACCTTCCGTTCGCTGGCAGCGACCCTGTGCGTGATTCTGCCGCTGGTGCTGACTTCGGTGCTGGGCAACGCACTGATGGCTTTCATGGGCATCGGGGTTAAGGTCGCCACTCTGCCGGTGATCGCGCTGGGTGTGGGTATCGGTGTCGACTACGGCATCTACATCTACAGCCGTCTGGAGACCTATCTGCGTCAGGGCATGCCGCTGCAGGAAGCCTACTACGAGACGCTGAAGTCTACCGGTAAGGCGGTACTGTTCACCGGTGTCTGCCTGGCGATCGGTGTGGCGACCTGGATCTTCTCGGCGATCAAGTTCCAGGCCGATATGGGCTTGATGCTGACCTTCATGTTCCTGTGGAACATGATCGGTGCGATCTGGCTGCTGCCGGCTCTGGCTCGTTTCCTGATCAACACCGAGAAAATGCGCGCCAAGGCTTGA
- a CDS encoding YCF48-related protein: MSEPVMRRTQSGLAPILARKSALRVHSPLAKALSLCSVLSILAFAAAPLQAETSAAADAGYAIESPKAVHSLLLDVVNTGERLVAVGDRGHVLYSNDQGQSWQQAKVPTRQMLTSLFFVDAQHGWVVGHDAQVLTTTDGGLTWTKQFEDLEREAPLLDVWFKDLQTGYAVGAYGALLETTDGGQNWEDVSDRLDNEDAYHLNAITAVKDSGLFIVGELGQMFRSADWGETWERIEDLPYEGSLFGVIGTDQPATLLAYGLRGHLFRSTDFGDSWQQITLNTPNNGPLEFGLADGALLDDGSVAVVGHGGTVLRSKDHGQTFSLINRPDRLSLAGVAALDNGNLILVGQGGVHLAASTGADLGQQ, encoded by the coding sequence ATGAGTGAGCCCGTCATGCGGCGCACCCAGTCCGGTCTGGCGCCCATCCTGGCGCGCAAATCGGCGCTCCGTGTCCATTCGCCGCTGGCTAAAGCGCTCTCGCTGTGCAGTGTGCTTTCCATTCTGGCTTTCGCTGCCGCACCCTTGCAGGCCGAGACCTCGGCTGCGGCTGATGCCGGCTATGCCATCGAGTCGCCCAAGGCTGTGCACAGCCTGTTGCTCGATGTGGTCAACACCGGCGAGCGCCTGGTTGCCGTCGGTGACCGTGGCCATGTTCTCTATTCCAACGACCAGGGGCAAAGCTGGCAGCAGGCCAAGGTTCCGACCCGCCAGATGCTGACTTCGCTGTTCTTCGTCGATGCCCAGCATGGCTGGGTGGTCGGTCATGATGCGCAGGTTCTCACGACCACCGATGGCGGCCTGACCTGGACCAAGCAGTTCGAAGATCTTGAGCGCGAAGCGCCGCTGCTGGATGTCTGGTTCAAGGATCTTCAGACCGGTTACGCCGTGGGCGCCTATGGCGCGCTGCTGGAAACCACCGATGGTGGCCAGAACTGGGAAGACGTCAGTGATCGTCTCGACAACGAAGATGCCTATCACCTCAATGCCATCACCGCTGTGAAGGACTCGGGCCTGTTCATCGTCGGTGAGTTGGGCCAGATGTTTCGTTCCGCTGACTGGGGTGAGACCTGGGAGCGCATCGAGGATCTGCCCTACGAGGGTTCGCTGTTCGGTGTGATCGGTACCGACCAGCCTGCCACGCTGTTGGCCTATGGTCTGCGCGGCCACCTGTTCCGCTCCACCGATTTCGGTGACAGTTGGCAGCAGATCACGCTCAACACCCCGAACAATGGTCCGCTGGAATTCGGTCTGGCCGATGGCGCGCTGCTCGATGATGGCAGCGTCGCTGTAGTCGGGCACGGTGGCACCGTGCTGCGCAGCAAGGATCACGGCCAGACGTTCAGCCTGATCAACCGTCCCGACCGCCTTTCGCTGGCCGGGGTAGCTGCACTGGATAACGGCAACCTGATCCTGGTGGGGCAGGGCGGCGTTCACCTCGCCGCCTCGACTGGCGCCGATCTGGGCCAACAATAA
- a CDS encoding DUF1329 domain-containing protein: MLNKHRLMAVAVALAFSAGSALAAVSPQEAAKLGDTLTPFGAEKAGNAAGTIPAWTGGITQAPAGYTRSGQHHVNPFPEDKPLFTITAANLSQYEANLTPGQIAMFKAYPETYQMPVYQTRRSGSAPQWVYDNTVKNATSAKLVDGGNGFSDAYGGIPFPIPQNGVEALWNHIARYRGTYIVRRASEVAVQRNGAYSLVTSQQEALFKYYLQNGSFADLNNIMFYYLSFTTSPARLAGGAVLVHETLDQVKEPRQAWGYNAGQRRVRRAPNLAYDTPIAAADGLRTADDTDMFNGAPDRYDWKLVGKKEIYIPYNNYKVTSPDVKYKDLLQVGHLNPALTRNELHRVWVVEGTLKSGARHIYSKRTLFLDEDSWQAAVVDQYDGRGELWRVSIAYLKNYYDLPTTWSALDVFHDLQARRYHVQNLDNEESNTIDFTQATPDDGYFKPAALRRRGTR, encoded by the coding sequence ATGCTGAACAAGCACAGGCTGATGGCTGTAGCCGTTGCGCTGGCGTTTTCTGCCGGTTCCGCGCTGGCTGCCGTTTCCCCGCAGGAAGCCGCCAAGCTCGGCGATACCCTGACTCCCTTCGGCGCCGAGAAGGCTGGCAACGCTGCCGGCACCATTCCGGCCTGGACCGGTGGTATCACTCAGGCGCCGGCTGGCTACACCCGTTCGGGCCAGCACCACGTCAATCCGTTCCCGGAAGACAAGCCGCTGTTCACCATCACCGCGGCCAACCTGAGCCAGTACGAGGCTAATCTGACGCCGGGTCAGATCGCCATGTTCAAGGCTTACCCGGAAACCTATCAGATGCCGGTCTACCAGACCCGCCGCTCCGGTTCCGCGCCGCAGTGGGTCTATGACAACACCGTCAAGAACGCCACCAGCGCCAAGCTGGTCGATGGCGGCAACGGCTTCTCCGATGCCTACGGCGGTATCCCGTTCCCGATTCCGCAAAATGGTGTCGAGGCGCTGTGGAACCACATCGCCCGCTACCGCGGTACCTACATCGTGCGTCGTGCCTCGGAAGTGGCAGTACAGCGCAATGGTGCTTACTCGCTGGTTACTTCCCAGCAGGAAGCGCTGTTCAAGTACTACCTGCAGAATGGCTCCTTCGCCGACCTGAACAACATCATGTTCTACTACCTGTCCTTCACTACCAGCCCGGCGCGTCTGGCCGGTGGTGCAGTACTGGTTCACGAGACCCTGGATCAGGTCAAGGAACCCCGTCAGGCCTGGGGCTACAACGCTGGTCAGCGTCGCGTACGTCGTGCACCGAACCTGGCCTACGATACCCCGATCGCCGCGGCTGACGGTCTGCGTACCGCCGACGACACCGACATGTTCAACGGTGCCCCGGATCGCTATGACTGGAAACTGGTGGGCAAGAAGGAAATCTACATCCCGTACAACAACTACAAGGTCACCAGCCCTGACGTTAAGTACAAGGATCTGCTGCAGGTCGGTCACCTCAACCCGGCTCTGACTCGTAACGAGCTGCACCGTGTGTGGGTCGTCGAGGGTACGCTGAAGTCCGGCGCCCGCCATATCTACTCCAAGCGTACCCTGTTCCTCGACGAGGACAGCTGGCAGGCTGCGGTGGTGGATCAGTACGACGGCCGTGGTGAGCTGTGGCGCGTTTCCATCGCCTACCTGAAGAACTACTACGATCTTCCGACCACCTGGTCCGCGCTCGATGTGTTCCATGATCTGCAGGCGCGTCGTTACCACGTGCAGAACCTGGACAACGAAGAGAGCAATACCATCGACTTCACCCAGGCCACTCCCGACGACGGTTATTTCAAACCGGCCGCCCTGCGTCGCCGCGGTACGCGATAA
- a CDS encoding DUF1302 domain-containing protein: MEIKSRKPVLRFAPAKAGFAFAGVLPLLVAAQAQAVEFSFADNEITGSIDTTVSYGQLWRVQGQDKTNNDINTNDGNRNFDTGLVSEVFKITTDLEASYQNYGVFVRGTAFYDTQIMDKRNDYYDANTPAQPSQSYPRDNSFTRETRHKAGRDAQILDAYVYGNWDVADMPVSGRFGKQVFNWGEGLFYRGGVNTTNPVDAAKFRLPGSEVKEVLVPVEALSFNIGLTDNLSMETFYQFNWKETAVDPVGTYFSETDLFADGGNTAYNDFSQTALGARNPLLLNNTVLGVYNNPALIGQSQAVFGALGLYQGPGGKTFVYPGDQIAQVAKIGGDLNAKNDGQYGVAFRYIAEELNSTEFGFYFVNYHGKEPSIYADLNGYQGVNVGALAGALGNASLAGGLATADLLANVQARREYAEDIRMYGLSFNTTVGQTSVFGELSYRPNLPIGIAATNDLLGDLVGQGAQLADNSGALPNAGTAVIAGQQVARDGSISNYTRVEAFNTSLGAIHNFGPTLSFDSLFGIAELASEHVRGDSLKYTDYQGNVRYYAGRPNNSYISDYGRDDQINKNAYGYTLVLSGTWNDVYAGVNLSPFAVFKHDFEGNSHQTGNFIEGRKAYTLGMRASYLNSLEAEIQYTEFYGAGQNNGARDRDNIGLNVKYSF; the protein is encoded by the coding sequence ATGGAAATTAAGTCCCGCAAGCCCGTTCTACGTTTTGCCCCGGCCAAGGCCGGCTTTGCGTTCGCAGGCGTTCTGCCGTTGCTGGTCGCCGCCCAGGCTCAAGCGGTGGAGTTCAGCTTCGCCGATAACGAAATCACCGGTTCCATCGACACCACCGTCTCCTACGGCCAGCTATGGCGCGTACAGGGCCAGGACAAGACCAACAACGACATCAATACCAACGATGGCAACCGCAACTTCGATACTGGCCTGGTTTCCGAGGTATTCAAGATCACCACTGATCTGGAAGCTTCCTATCAGAACTACGGTGTATTCGTTCGTGGTACTGCTTTCTATGACACCCAGATCATGGACAAGCGCAACGACTACTACGACGCAAATACTCCGGCTCAGCCCAGCCAAAGCTATCCGCGCGACAACAGCTTCACTCGTGAAACCCGCCACAAGGCCGGTCGCGATGCTCAGATTCTCGACGCCTATGTCTATGGCAACTGGGACGTGGCCGATATGCCGGTCTCTGGTCGTTTCGGTAAGCAGGTATTCAACTGGGGCGAGGGCCTGTTCTACCGCGGTGGGGTGAACACCACCAACCCGGTCGATGCTGCCAAGTTCCGTTTGCCAGGTTCAGAAGTTAAAGAGGTGCTGGTGCCGGTTGAGGCGCTGAGCTTCAACATCGGTTTGACCGATAATCTGTCGATGGAGACCTTCTACCAGTTCAACTGGAAGGAAACCGCAGTCGATCCGGTCGGAACTTATTTCTCCGAGACAGATCTTTTTGCCGACGGCGGGAATACGGCTTATAACGACTTCTCGCAAACCGCACTCGGGGCCAGGAACCCACTGCTGCTCAATAATACCGTGCTGGGCGTATACAATAACCCAGCCCTCATCGGCCAGAGTCAGGCTGTTTTCGGTGCGTTGGGTTTGTACCAAGGGCCGGGTGGGAAGACGTTCGTTTATCCGGGTGATCAGATTGCGCAAGTGGCTAAGATTGGCGGTGATCTGAATGCAAAGAATGACGGTCAGTATGGTGTTGCGTTTCGCTATATAGCAGAGGAACTCAACTCTACTGAGTTTGGTTTTTACTTCGTAAACTACCACGGCAAAGAACCCAGCATCTACGCGGACTTGAACGGTTATCAAGGTGTCAACGTAGGTGCTCTTGCTGGTGCGCTGGGTAATGCGTCGCTTGCTGGTGGTTTGGCTACTGCGGATCTGTTGGCTAACGTGCAGGCTCGCAGGGAGTATGCGGAAGATATCCGTATGTATGGCCTCAGCTTCAATACAACGGTTGGCCAGACATCGGTCTTCGGTGAGCTTTCCTATCGTCCTAACCTGCCTATCGGTATCGCTGCGACTAACGATTTGTTGGGCGACCTGGTGGGGCAGGGGGCACAGCTTGCCGATAATTCTGGTGCGCTGCCAAACGCCGGAACTGCGGTAATCGCTGGGCAGCAGGTCGCTCGTGATGGTTCCATCAGCAACTACACCCGTGTAGAAGCCTTCAATACTTCCCTTGGGGCCATTCATAACTTTGGGCCGACGCTGAGCTTTGACTCTCTGTTCGGTATCGCAGAACTCGCTTCCGAGCATGTGCGTGGCGATAGCCTGAAGTACACGGATTATCAGGGTAATGTTCGTTATTATGCTGGGCGTCCAAACAATTCCTACATTTCGGACTATGGCCGCGACGACCAGATCAACAAGAACGCCTACGGCTATACCCTGGTGCTCTCCGGCACCTGGAACGACGTTTACGCTGGCGTGAACCTGTCGCCGTTCGCGGTGTTCAAGCATGACTTCGAAGGCAACTCGCACCAGACCGGCAACTTCATCGAAGGTCGCAAGGCGTACACCCTCGGTATGCGCGCCAGCTACCTGAACAGCCTGGAAGCCGAGATCCAGTACACCGAGTTCTACGGCGCAGGCCAGAACAACGGTGCGCGTGACCGCGACAACATCGGCCTGAACGTCAAGTACTCCTTCTAA